Proteins encoded by one window of Ramlibacter tataouinensis:
- a CDS encoding tripartite tricarboxylate transporter TctB family protein, whose amino-acid sequence MSVAAGRSRELGEAAQRRLAAGFVGLLALGAAVLLPLVPSLIIGMPKDVPYYRSPALFPLLALAVVAVSALVHGVRLLRGAALATDDIDEPAANWPVVVLAFVGYAVYAALVPLVGYVAATAAFLFAFGSLAGLGWRLPAVLAVVMTAALYLAFVVGLKVWFPSASLLAAAS is encoded by the coding sequence GTGAGCGTTGCCGCCGGCCGCTCGCGCGAGCTCGGCGAAGCTGCGCAGCGGCGGCTGGCCGCCGGCTTCGTCGGCCTGCTCGCGCTGGGCGCCGCGGTCCTGCTGCCGCTGGTGCCGAGCCTGATCATCGGCATGCCCAAGGACGTGCCCTATTACCGTTCCCCCGCCCTGTTCCCCTTGCTGGCGCTGGCGGTGGTCGCGGTCAGCGCGCTCGTGCATGGCGTTCGCCTGCTGCGGGGCGCCGCCCTCGCCACCGATGACATCGACGAGCCGGCGGCCAACTGGCCCGTGGTGGTACTGGCCTTCGTCGGGTACGCGGTCTACGCCGCGCTGGTACCGCTGGTGGGCTACGTCGCGGCCACCGCCGCCTTCCTGTTCGCCTTCGGCAGCCTGGCCGGCCTGGGCTGGCGCTTGCCGGCCGTGCTGGCCGTGGTCATGACGGCGGCGCTGTACCTGGCCTTCGTGGTCGGACTGAAGGTCTGGTTTCCCAGCGCCAGCCTGCTTGCCGCCGCCTCCTGA
- a CDS encoding sulfite exporter TauE/SafE family protein translates to MDLIWMALASLMAGFVDAIVGGGGLILVPALFAILPNTHPATLFGINKSASIWGTAIATVQYSRRVQLHWHSLAPAALCGLAGAFAGAWAVTVVSPEFLRKLLPFVLLAVLAYTIARKQLGQHHAPTLTRRAETWAAAAIGLVLGFYDGFFGPGTGSFLVFLFVRWLGYDFLHASASAKLVNTSTNLAALSLFAYKGHVWWHYALVLALANVAGSLLGTRLALRHGAGFVRGMFIAVVGALILKTGYDAFLR, encoded by the coding sequence ATGGACCTGATCTGGATGGCGTTGGCCTCGCTGATGGCCGGATTCGTGGATGCCATCGTCGGGGGCGGGGGGCTGATCCTGGTGCCCGCGCTGTTCGCGATCCTCCCCAACACCCATCCGGCCACGCTGTTCGGCATCAACAAGAGCGCGTCGATCTGGGGCACGGCGATCGCCACCGTGCAGTACAGCCGGCGCGTGCAGTTGCACTGGCACTCGCTCGCACCGGCGGCACTGTGCGGCCTGGCCGGCGCCTTCGCGGGGGCGTGGGCGGTCACCGTGGTCTCGCCGGAGTTCCTGCGCAAGCTGCTGCCCTTCGTGCTGCTGGCGGTGCTGGCCTACACGATCGCCCGCAAGCAACTGGGCCAGCACCATGCGCCGACGCTGACGCGGCGCGCCGAGACCTGGGCCGCCGCCGCGATCGGCCTGGTACTGGGCTTCTACGACGGCTTCTTCGGGCCGGGCACCGGCAGCTTCCTGGTGTTCCTGTTCGTGCGCTGGCTGGGCTACGACTTCCTGCATGCCTCGGCGTCGGCCAAGCTGGTCAACACCTCCACCAACCTGGCCGCGCTGTCGCTCTTCGCGTACAAGGGCCACGTGTGGTGGCACTACGCGCTGGTGCTGGCTTTGGCGAATGTGGCCGGCAGCCTGCTGGGCACGCGGCTGGCGCTGCGCCATGGCGCCGGTTTCGTGCGCGGCATGTTCATCGCGGTGGTGGGCGCGCTCATCCTGAAGACCGGCTACGACGCGTTCCTGCGCTGA
- a CDS encoding c-type cytochrome: protein MSDSMQEEAHTGPIKTPKQLLLAAIMAFVVPVIVIIGLVAYVTSENKPSGSTQAEAYAMGGMTAQDLERGVAERLRKVGTVEIRDANRPLKAGADVYKAQCAACHDGGVAGAPKFADAGAWAARIKTGFEALVASALKGKGAMPPQGGGDHNDVEIARAVAYMANGAGAKFAEPQGQAQAADAGASAAAAPASAPAAPATQTAAAPAAAAPAAASGQGEALYKQACMACHAAGVAGAPKLGDKAAWAPRIAQGMDAMVQVAIKGKGAMPPRGASTASDAELRAAVEYMANASK from the coding sequence ATGAGCGACAGCATGCAGGAAGAAGCCCACACCGGCCCGATCAAGACGCCCAAGCAGCTGCTGCTCGCCGCCATCATGGCTTTCGTCGTGCCGGTGATCGTCATCATCGGCCTGGTGGCTTACGTCACCTCGGAGAACAAGCCCTCGGGCAGCACCCAGGCCGAGGCGTACGCCATGGGCGGCATGACCGCGCAGGACCTGGAGCGGGGCGTCGCCGAGCGCCTGCGCAAGGTCGGCACCGTGGAAATCCGCGATGCCAACCGGCCGCTCAAGGCCGGCGCGGACGTCTACAAGGCCCAGTGCGCGGCCTGCCACGACGGGGGTGTCGCCGGTGCGCCCAAGTTCGCCGACGCGGGCGCCTGGGCCGCTCGCATCAAGACGGGCTTCGAGGCGCTGGTGGCCTCGGCCCTGAAGGGCAAGGGCGCCATGCCTCCGCAGGGCGGCGGCGACCACAACGACGTGGAGATCGCGCGGGCCGTGGCCTACATGGCCAATGGCGCGGGTGCCAAGTTCGCCGAGCCGCAGGGCCAGGCGCAGGCTGCCGATGCGGGGGCTTCTGCTGCTGCTGCGCCCGCTTCGGCCCCTGCTGCGCCGGCCACCCAGACGGCGGCAGCTCCTGCTGCGGCTGCTCCCGCTGCGGCGTCCGGCCAGGGCGAAGCCCTGTACAAGCAGGCCTGCATGGCCTGCCATGCGGCCGGCGTGGCAGGCGCCCCCAAGCTGGGCGACAAGGCGGCCTGGGCGCCGCGCATCGCGCAAGGCATGGACGCGATGGTGCAGGTGGCGATCAAGGGCAAGGGCGCCATGCCCCCGCGCGGCGCCAGCACCGCTTCCGATGCCGAGCTGCGCGCCGCCGTCGAGTACATGGCGAACGCGTCCAAGTAA
- a CDS encoding DUF2946 family protein: MDDIVRQAIAKWPNVPDCYGWLALDARGDWYMRDDRVQAAGSFPAVKGAVLRHAKLIEFIQRNYEADDDGCWFFQNGPQRVYVELEAAPWVLRLAPDGQVLTHTGRPVQARTSHVDEGGRLFLHTDAGLGLVHTLDMHAAADRVEAGQWSPEPVAATDLPLRFGFVCSPAQRHLG; this comes from the coding sequence ATGGATGACATCGTCCGGCAGGCCATCGCCAAGTGGCCCAACGTGCCGGATTGCTACGGCTGGCTGGCGCTGGACGCGCGCGGCGACTGGTACATGCGCGACGACCGGGTGCAGGCCGCCGGCTCCTTTCCGGCCGTGAAGGGCGCGGTGCTGCGCCATGCCAAGCTGATCGAATTCATCCAGCGCAACTACGAGGCCGACGATGACGGCTGCTGGTTCTTCCAGAACGGCCCGCAGCGCGTCTATGTCGAACTGGAAGCCGCGCCCTGGGTGCTGCGGCTGGCTCCGGACGGCCAAGTGCTCACCCACACCGGTCGCCCCGTGCAGGCGCGCACCAGCCATGTCGATGAAGGCGGGCGGCTGTTCCTGCACACCGACGCCGGGCTGGGCCTGGTGCACACCCTGGACATGCATGCGGCCGCCGACCGGGTCGAGGCCGGGCAGTGGTCGCCCGAGCCGGTGGCCGCCACCGACTTGCCGCTGCGCTTCGGCTTCGTGTGCAGTCCGGCGCAGCGCCACCTCGGCTGA
- a CDS encoding tripartite tricarboxylate transporter permease — MNELLLGLQSVLHWGVLASLAAGSALGILIGVLPGIGPAVAIAVMLPITYGMSPMAGLVLLLGIYCGAFYGGAVTSILIRTPGEASSIMTMFDGYPMAARGEAQRALTLAFTSAFVGGIVSAVFLIFAARPLASFAGRFGAAEFSAAALLALVCVVKAYQGRTVQAALMLGLGLFIGTVGIDPSSQEQRFTFGSPQLMTGLPLAAVVIGVFGMAQAFVLLGMRPRERKSGDQLEQAGFRWSGLGEVFRHPGTLAKSVGIGTFIGVLPAVGAALSTSLSYFEAKRHDPENIGKGDPRGIIAAEGANNSVSGGALVPLLALGIPGDAVTAIILGVFMVHGVFPGPNLFAERPELVSGIMVSMLLINVVIMLLLVFLVRWVALCVQVDPRLLGLAILALCFIGSYSVGNSLYFTWVAFGFGIFGWLCALSGLPAVPLVLGMVLGDLMETSMRQALNIGEGSPAIFFSRPVSAALMSAVLLMLLWPLLRRGWRILRGAPVPAAPPKGPAC; from the coding sequence ATGAACGAACTGCTCCTCGGGCTGCAGTCCGTGCTGCATTGGGGCGTGCTCGCCTCGCTGGCGGCCGGCTCCGCCCTCGGCATCCTGATCGGCGTGCTGCCCGGCATCGGCCCGGCCGTCGCCATCGCCGTGATGCTCCCCATCACCTACGGCATGTCGCCGATGGCCGGGCTGGTGCTGCTGCTCGGCATCTACTGCGGAGCCTTCTACGGCGGCGCCGTCACCTCGATCCTGATCCGCACGCCCGGCGAGGCCTCGTCGATCATGACCATGTTCGACGGCTACCCGATGGCCGCGCGGGGCGAAGCGCAGCGCGCGTTGACGCTGGCCTTCACCTCCGCGTTCGTCGGCGGGATCGTGAGCGCCGTCTTCCTGATCTTCGCCGCGCGCCCGCTGGCCTCGTTCGCCGGTCGCTTCGGTGCCGCCGAGTTCAGCGCCGCCGCGCTGCTGGCGCTGGTCTGCGTGGTCAAGGCCTACCAGGGCCGCACGGTGCAGGCCGCGCTGATGCTGGGGCTGGGCCTGTTCATCGGCACCGTCGGCATCGACCCCAGCTCGCAGGAGCAGCGCTTCACCTTCGGCTCGCCCCAGCTGATGACGGGGCTGCCGCTGGCGGCGGTGGTCATCGGCGTGTTCGGCATGGCGCAGGCTTTCGTGCTGCTGGGCATGCGTCCGCGCGAACGCAAGAGCGGCGACCAGCTGGAGCAGGCCGGCTTCCGCTGGAGCGGCCTGGGCGAGGTGTTCCGCCACCCGGGCACGCTGGCCAAGTCGGTCGGCATCGGCACCTTCATCGGCGTGCTGCCGGCGGTGGGGGCGGCGCTGTCCACCTCGCTGTCGTACTTCGAGGCCAAGCGGCACGATCCCGAGAACATCGGCAAGGGTGACCCGCGCGGCATCATCGCGGCCGAGGGCGCCAACAATTCGGTCAGCGGCGGCGCCCTGGTGCCGCTGCTGGCGCTGGGCATCCCGGGCGACGCGGTCACCGCCATCATCCTGGGCGTGTTCATGGTGCACGGGGTGTTCCCGGGCCCCAACCTGTTCGCGGAACGCCCGGAGCTGGTCAGCGGGATCATGGTTTCCATGCTGCTGATCAACGTGGTCATCATGCTGCTGCTGGTGTTCCTGGTGCGCTGGGTGGCGCTGTGCGTGCAGGTCGATCCCCGGCTGCTGGGCCTGGCGATCCTGGCCCTGTGCTTCATCGGCTCGTACTCGGTCGGCAACTCGCTCTACTTCACCTGGGTGGCCTTCGGGTTCGGCATCTTCGGCTGGCTGTGCGCGCTGTCCGGCCTGCCGGCGGTGCCGCTGGTGCTGGGCATGGTGCTGGGGGACCTGATGGAGACGTCGATGCGGCAGGCCCTGAACATCGGTGAAGGCTCGCCGGCGATCTTCTTCTCGCGTCCCGTCTCGGCGGCGCTGATGTCGGCCGTGCTGCTGATGCTGCTGTGGCCGCTGCTGCGCCGCGGCTGGCGGATCCTGCGCGGCGCACCGGTCCCCGCGGCACCGCCGAAGGGCCCGGCGTGCTGA
- a CDS encoding tripartite tricarboxylate transporter substrate binding protein, which yields MNRRSFHIRAAALLAATAAGPAFAAWPEKPIEAIVPWPAGQELDILARTMVPVLSRQLGVPMAVINRPGGGGVVGTAEAMRAKPDGHTILFNSIGPMLTQPLAGNAPYKVTDAEPIGIFNASTFVVIVRGDSPFKTIQDLEAHAKKSDKPLVLGHFGPAAVPTQVIYRMASQNKWRFRGVTFSPASPAQLKSGDADFVTAPYNTARSAIAAGDVRAILTFNPTRLHELPDVPTLREAGYNFDVLVWQALFVPKGTPADIRDKLAAAMQVALKDPSVLELAKKINTPLFWKNAEETAAQIRADEAGLTPVMTELGLIKKAGGAQ from the coding sequence ATGAACCGCCGTTCCTTCCACATCCGCGCAGCCGCCCTGCTGGCCGCCACGGCGGCCGGGCCCGCCTTCGCCGCCTGGCCCGAAAAGCCGATCGAGGCCATCGTGCCCTGGCCCGCCGGCCAGGAACTGGACATCCTGGCGCGCACCATGGTGCCGGTGCTGTCGCGCCAGCTGGGCGTGCCGATGGCCGTGATCAACCGGCCGGGCGGCGGCGGCGTGGTCGGCACCGCCGAGGCCATGCGGGCCAAGCCCGACGGGCACACCATCCTGTTCAACAGCATCGGGCCGATGCTCACGCAGCCGCTGGCCGGCAACGCGCCCTACAAGGTGACCGACGCCGAGCCGATCGGCATCTTCAACGCCTCCACCTTCGTGGTGATCGTGCGCGGCGACTCGCCGTTCAAGACCATCCAGGACCTGGAGGCGCACGCCAAGAAGTCCGACAAACCGCTGGTGCTGGGCCACTTCGGGCCGGCCGCCGTGCCCACGCAGGTCATCTATCGCATGGCCTCGCAGAACAAGTGGCGCTTCCGCGGGGTCACCTTCAGCCCGGCCAGCCCGGCGCAGCTGAAGTCGGGCGACGCCGATTTCGTCACCGCGCCCTACAACACGGCCCGCAGCGCCATCGCCGCCGGCGACGTGCGCGCGATCCTGACCTTCAACCCCACGCGCCTGCACGAACTGCCCGACGTGCCCACGCTGCGCGAGGCCGGCTACAACTTCGACGTCCTGGTCTGGCAGGCACTGTTCGTGCCCAAGGGCACGCCGGCCGACATCCGCGACAAGCTGGCGGCCGCGATGCAGGTCGCGTTGAAGGATCCCTCGGTGCTCGAGCTGGCCAAGAAGATCAACACCCCTCTGTTCTGGAAGAACGCCGAAGAGACGGCCGCCCAGATCCGCGCCGACGAGGCCGGGCTCACGCCGGTGATGACCGAGCTGGGCCTGATCAAGAAGGCCGGAGGAGCGCAGTGA
- a CDS encoding alkaline phosphatase family protein, which produces MAAQPQRTSARNVLFIMCDQLRWDYLSCYGHPVLHTPHIDSLARRGVRFDRAYVQSAVCVPSRMSFYTGRYVASHGTTWNYVPLSVAQVTLGDHLRRAGRRATLAGKTHVIPDRHGLMRLGIDPDSDPGRLLLGGGFEQLDRYDGHAPPGPESGYADYLRSHGYTGDDPWNDHVVGALDEQGEPVSGWYSRHAHLPARVREEHSETAYMTDRAIDFVRQQGDAPWVLHLSYIKPHWPLMAPAPYHAMYRDSDTGPIVVADPRTENAHPVLEAYRRAHEDCVSHQDERFVRHVRPTYMGLVKQVDDHLGRLFAELQRLGRLDDTLIVFTSDHGDHLGDHGLGEKELFYEQAVRVPLIVVDPSAAADATRGTVERRLVEAVDVLPTILDALGLDPARHLVEGESLLPLLRGEPPAGWRDCAFSELDYAFRGARTHLDRHPGECQAWMARTERWKYIHHDGLRPQLFDLQEDPQELVDRGDDPQLAGVRREMRDRLADWQLRLKRRTGVDHDYIASHTEYQRKANVLIGVW; this is translated from the coding sequence ATGGCGGCACAACCGCAGCGGACGTCGGCACGGAACGTGCTGTTCATCATGTGCGACCAGTTGCGGTGGGACTACCTGTCCTGCTACGGCCACCCGGTCCTGCACACCCCGCACATCGACTCGCTGGCCCGCCGCGGCGTGCGCTTCGACCGCGCCTACGTGCAGTCGGCCGTCTGCGTGCCGTCGCGCATGTCGTTCTACACCGGCCGCTACGTGGCCAGCCACGGCACGACCTGGAACTACGTGCCGCTGTCGGTGGCGCAGGTCACCCTGGGCGACCACCTGCGGCGGGCCGGCCGCCGCGCCACGCTGGCTGGCAAGACCCACGTGATCCCCGACCGGCACGGGCTGATGCGGCTGGGCATCGATCCCGATTCGGACCCCGGGCGGCTGCTGCTCGGAGGCGGCTTCGAGCAGCTGGACCGCTACGACGGCCACGCCCCGCCGGGCCCCGAGAGCGGCTATGCCGACTACCTGCGCAGCCACGGCTACACCGGCGACGATCCCTGGAACGACCACGTCGTTGGCGCGCTGGACGAGCAGGGCGAGCCCGTCAGCGGCTGGTACTCGCGCCATGCCCACCTGCCGGCGCGGGTGCGCGAAGAACACTCCGAGACGGCCTACATGACCGACCGCGCGATCGATTTCGTGCGGCAGCAGGGCGACGCGCCCTGGGTCCTGCACCTGTCGTACATCAAGCCGCATTGGCCGCTGATGGCGCCCGCCCCCTACCACGCGATGTACCGCGACAGCGACACCGGCCCGATCGTGGTGGCGGACCCGCGCACCGAGAATGCGCACCCCGTGCTCGAGGCCTACCGGCGGGCGCACGAGGACTGCGTCTCGCACCAGGACGAGCGCTTCGTGCGGCACGTGCGCCCCACCTACATGGGCCTGGTCAAGCAGGTGGACGACCACCTGGGCCGGCTGTTCGCCGAGCTGCAGCGCCTGGGCCGGCTGGACGACACCCTGATCGTCTTCACCTCGGACCACGGCGACCACCTGGGTGATCACGGGCTGGGCGAGAAGGAGCTGTTCTACGAACAGGCGGTCCGGGTGCCGCTGATCGTGGTGGATCCGAGCGCCGCCGCCGACGCGACGCGCGGCACCGTGGAGCGGCGCCTGGTGGAAGCCGTCGATGTGCTGCCCACGATCCTCGACGCGCTCGGGCTCGACCCGGCGCGCCACCTGGTGGAAGGCGAGTCGCTGCTGCCGCTGCTGCGCGGCGAGCCGCCGGCCGGCTGGCGCGACTGCGCCTTCAGCGAACTCGACTATGCCTTCCGGGGCGCTCGCACCCACCTGGACCGCCATCCCGGCGAGTGCCAGGCCTGGATGGCCCGCACCGAGCGCTGGAAGTACATCCACCACGACGGCTTGCGCCCGCAGCTGTTCGACCTGCAGGAGGACCCGCAGGAGCTGGTGGACCGCGGCGACGATCCGCAACTGGCCGGTGTGCGCCGCGAGATGCGCGACCGCCTGGCCGACTGGCAGCTGCGCCTGAAGCGGCGCACCGGCGTGGACCATGACTACATCGCCTCGCACACCGAATACCAGCGCAAGGCCAACGTGCTGATCGGCGTGTGGTGA